One Podarcis muralis chromosome Z, rPodMur119.hap1.1, whole genome shotgun sequence DNA segment encodes these proteins:
- the CFAP157 gene encoding cilia- and flagella-associated protein 157: MAPKKKGGGGGRKKEEAAKEPELDDDIVPEHSREFYLIQIRDLEGRLARYQKKWDEMQVSEEIFRNEYEKMLHDNKEIVSFLKKTLNQRVDEIAELTEQLQLLQQAKDTEKDAFEAQLGQLRHEFQETKDQLTSENMNLSGKLAALEDFRIHKDEIMSKFAELEAQLKKQAEDHKDYIYNLERKAVIDKERLKKEMMHRVNTVAAEFRKVAHSQMAETTKRTIRENVTISFQLTKITEQSLQLLQENERLKEAHSEALKQLELLEENETKMAQNSLSNQKMIWMLTNKCKELQAQVEEYMEMKKVMAQTQETNEVLEQQNVALKEELTLQRQEMQRKSSEEESQSKALEEEHQLRLNAERILRHTAQGLKEVLLERPSDEDEDGHFDVMFHLRRNDVLQATLNLLNRSIARIEANQLLRTLYVESKVFKPTNSEGSSLSAIKPSRIMSHMNVANISGTHAVHSMPSLRNISQVREDTVRPYASATEPLIAAWRMELKEEGTKPQEKAVCKKLAAQQPTEE, translated from the exons ATGGCGCccaagaagaaaggaggaggaggagggcgcaaGAAAGAAGAGGCTGCCAAGGAACCGGAGCTGGATGATGATATCGTACCTGAACACAGCCGGGAGTTTTACTTGATTCAGATCCGAGATCTGGAGGGGCGACTAGCCCG GTACCAGAAGAAATGGGACGAGATGCAGGTGAGCGAGGAGATCTTCCGCAATGAATACGAGAAGATGCTCCATGACAACAAGGAGATTGTGTCCTTTCTGAAGAAGACGCTCAACCAGCGGGTGGACGAGATTGCAGAGTTGACGGAGCAGCTCCAGTTACTCCAGCAGGCCAAAGACACAGAGAAGGACGCCTTTGAGGCCCAGCTAGGCCAGCTGAGGCACGAGTTCCAGGAGACCAAGGATCAGCTGACTTCTGAGAATATGAACCTCA GTGGCAAGCTGGCTGCCCTGGAGGATTTTAGGATCCACAAAGATGAGATCATGTCGAAGTTTGCTGAACTCGAGGCACAActgaagaagcaagcagaagaccACAAGGATTACATCTATAACCTGGAGAGGAAAGCTGTGATTGATAAAGAGAG gttaAAGAAGGAGATGATGCACCGTGTGAATACGGTGGCTGCTGAGTTCCGCAAGGTGGCCCACAGCCAGATGGCAGAGACCACTAAGCGCACCATCCGGGAGAATGTCACCATCAGCTTCCAGCTGACCAAGATAACTGAGCAGAGCCTCCAGCTCCTCCAAGAGAACGAACGGCTCAAGGAGGCCCACTCAGAAGCTCTGAAGCAgctggagctgctggaggaaAACGAGACAAAGATGGCACAGAACAGCCTCAGCAACCAGAAA ATGATCTGGATGCTCACCAACAAGTGCAAGGAGCTGCAGGCGCAGGTGGAAGAGTACATGGAGATGAAGAAGGTCATGGCCCAAACACAGGAGACCAATGAGGTGCTGGAGCAGCAGAACGTGGCGCTAAA AGAGGAGCTGACTCTGCAGAGGCAGGAGATGCAACGGAAAAGCAGTGAAGAGGAAAGCCAATCAAAGGCCCTTGAAGAGGAGCATCAGCTGCGGCTGAATGCTGAAAGAATCCTCAGGCACACTGCCCAGGGCCTCAAGGAAGTGCTGCTG GAACGCCCAtctgatgaggatgaggatggccACTTTGACGTGATGTTCCACTTAAGGCGCAATGATGTGctgcaagccaccttgaatcTCCTGAACAGAAGCATCGCACGCATCGAGGCCAATCAGCTTCTCCGGACTCTCTATGTAGAGAGCAAGGTGTTCAAACCTACCAACTCGGAGGGCAGCAG CCTCTCTGCTATCAAGCCTTCCCGCATCATGTCGCACATGAATGTTGCCAATATCTCAGGGACCCATGCTGTCCACAGTATGCCATCTCTGCGCAACATCTCCCAGGTCCGTGAGGATACTGTCCGGCCGTACGCTAGTGCCACAGAG CCTTTAATAGCAGCATGGAGAatggagctgaaagaggaagggaCCAAACCACAAGAGAAAGCTGTCTGTAAGAAACTGGCTGCACAGCAACCAACTGAGGAATAG
- the PTRH1 gene encoding peptidyl-tRNA hydrolase has product MKAVSRRSPQTEARTGSVTSGASPARRGGRLMLPFRPLQKLLSWTMNRHEEELRTAGKRVLVAGLGNHGLCGTRHSVGMAVLNHLATKLSVADQWRKDKRCCADVAFTSLGEVELVLMKPRSFMNINGRCVVSAAEMFNLGAEDIYLVHDDLDKSLGKVALKLGGSARGHNGVRSCINSLKSDRMVRLRIGIGRPVGEAAVEHYVLGRFTRAEQEILPQVFEQAVTMLLGHIQQRKSSPGTPETSGAPAKTPLGMEGA; this is encoded by the exons ATGAAGGCGGTGAGCCGGCGTTCTCCTCAGACTGAGGCGAGGACCGGAAGTGTAACATCAGGGGCGTCTCCGgcaaggaggggggggaggcTGATGTTGCCTTTCCGGCCCCTTCAGAAACTCCTTAGTTGGACTATGAATCGCCATGAAGAGGAACTGCGAACCGCTGGGAAGCGGGTGCTg GTGGCAGGACTGGGCAATCACGGCCTGTGTGGCACCCGCCATAGTGTGGGCATGGCTGTCCTTAATCACCTGGCTACCAAGCTGAGTGTGGCTGACCAGTGGAGAAAGGACAAGCGTTGTTGTGCGGATGTGGCATTCACCAGCCTGGGAGAGGTGGAGTTGGTGCTGATGAAACCCCGTAGCTTCATGAACATCAACGGTCGTTGCGTAGTCAGCGCTG cGGAGATGTTCAACCTGGGCGCTGAAGATATTTACCTAGTTCACGATGACCTGGACAAGTCCTTGGGAAAGGTCGCCCTGAAGCTGGGCGGCAGCGCAAG aGGTCATAACGGAGTCCGTTCCTGCATCAACTCCCTGAAATCTGAT CGTATGGTCCGACTCAGGATAGGGATCGGCCGCCCAGTGGGAGAAGCTGCCGTGGAACACTACGTATTGGGCAGGTTCACCAGAGCTGAGCAAGAGATCTTACCGCAAGTCTTTGAGCAGGCAGTCACGATGCTGCTGGGACACATCCAGCAGAGGAAGAGCAGCCCAGGGACCCCGGAAACTTCTGGGGCACCAGCCAAGACACCTCTCGGGATGGAAGGCGCATAG